A part of Kitasatospora acidiphila genomic DNA contains:
- a CDS encoding helix-turn-helix transcriptional regulator, whose amino-acid sequence MELLAGRWDGLEERFADTVAAYPAMTLPRIEQALCLGWLSAAEGRRAQALEHFTTAAEGGERHNVGTALRAAAGLTTVHLAQGAPSLAQAVAGKAMDLLKLSGTWPKSTGLVPVAVEAELACDAREAAEQYVQDATQALVGRDTPAATAELHHARGLLAMHAQPSSAADHFAAAQQLWQDIGRPYETAQAAEHRARALAETDPAEAAPPLAQATTTFTTLGATADLARTDHLSQHLGLTKPETTGRRGYGERLSPRERQVAELLAGNATNQQIAEVLFLSPRTVEQHVANALRKLGTTRKNIAAKLSEDEAAD is encoded by the coding sequence GTGGAGCTGCTGGCGGGCCGCTGGGACGGACTGGAGGAACGCTTCGCCGACACCGTTGCCGCCTACCCGGCCATGACACTTCCCCGGATCGAGCAGGCCCTCTGCCTCGGCTGGCTCTCGGCAGCTGAGGGCCGGCGCGCCCAGGCCCTGGAGCACTTCACGACGGCTGCCGAGGGAGGCGAGCGGCACAATGTCGGCACGGCGCTGCGGGCGGCGGCCGGACTGACCACCGTGCACCTGGCCCAAGGCGCCCCGAGCCTGGCCCAGGCGGTGGCCGGGAAAGCCATGGACCTTCTCAAGCTGTCGGGCACCTGGCCGAAGTCGACCGGTCTGGTGCCGGTCGCGGTCGAGGCGGAGCTGGCCTGCGACGCCCGGGAGGCCGCCGAGCAGTACGTCCAGGACGCCACACAGGCCCTGGTCGGCCGGGACACCCCCGCTGCCACCGCCGAACTCCACCACGCCCGCGGCCTGCTGGCCATGCACGCGCAACCCTCCAGCGCCGCCGACCACTTCGCCGCCGCCCAGCAGCTATGGCAGGACATCGGCCGCCCCTACGAGACCGCCCAAGCCGCCGAACACCGCGCACGGGCCCTCGCCGAGACCGACCCGGCCGAAGCCGCCCCACCACTCGCACAAGCCACGACCACCTTCACCACACTCGGCGCCACCGCCGACCTCGCGCGCACCGACCACCTCTCCCAGCACCTCGGACTGACCAAACCCGAAACCACCGGACGACGCGGCTACGGAGAACGGCTCTCCCCCCGCGAGCGGCAGGTCGCCGAACTGCTCGCCGGGAACGCCACCAACCAGCAGATCGCCGAAGTCCTCTTCCTCTCCCCGCGAACGGTCGAGCAGCACGTCGCCAACGCCCTGCGCAAACTCGGAACCACACGGAAGAACATCGCAGCGAAGCTCTCCGAAGACGAGGCAGCCGACTGA
- a CDS encoding ATP-binding protein: protein MIQGVRSLLAAIGAAVLVVEDLHWVDEATRELLLLLARDLPPQLSLVLSYRTDAARAQTPVLGSAFRRPPGISGAVIQLSRLGEAALQDLATDSLGFHATPALAAALFARSEGLPLVAEEDLLTLAEHSRTHGFEGIAGRLRDADVPRGLREALTERLAGLSPEGVAVTAAAAVLAVPATQELLTSVAGLEEKQAERGLVEALDASVLREDDGGRYAFRHVLAQQVAYGYVRGPRRIRLHQRALEELRQQPEPPLVQIAHHTRALGDRAAWLQAAEAAADHATAVGDTGTAEALLGQILDEPDLDPADRSRAALALALLTGRGVDPADYARRLRGILADPQLSRAARGEIRLGLGVVMFNELTDAAGAQELEKAVEELSENPVRAARAMSTLALNERQGEETAWAWQERAERMLEDGRDEVVKALVRGNRLMLLAQSGDPFDWSLMDALPAGRTIPTSCARPSGHCSTSAMSPSTSDTTDWPSASWRRPATSPARWDIPCASATALSPSCAWSCWRAAGTDWRNASPTPLPPTRP from the coding sequence GTGATCCAGGGCGTGCGCTCGCTGCTGGCCGCGATCGGCGCGGCCGTACTGGTCGTCGAAGACCTGCACTGGGTCGACGAGGCCACCCGCGAACTGCTCCTGCTCCTCGCCCGTGACCTGCCGCCGCAACTGAGCCTCGTCCTGTCCTACCGAACCGACGCCGCCAGGGCCCAGACCCCGGTCCTGGGCTCCGCGTTCCGGCGCCCGCCGGGCATCAGCGGCGCGGTGATCCAGCTGTCGCGCCTGGGCGAGGCCGCTCTACAGGACCTGGCCACCGACTCCCTCGGCTTCCACGCCACCCCGGCGCTCGCCGCCGCGCTCTTCGCCCGCAGCGAAGGGCTCCCGCTGGTGGCCGAGGAGGACCTGCTCACACTGGCCGAGCACTCCCGCACGCACGGCTTCGAGGGCATCGCCGGCCGGCTGCGGGACGCGGACGTGCCCCGGGGGCTGCGCGAGGCCTTGACCGAGCGGCTCGCCGGGCTCTCCCCGGAGGGTGTCGCCGTCACCGCGGCGGCGGCCGTCCTCGCCGTCCCGGCCACCCAGGAACTCCTGACCTCGGTCGCGGGGCTGGAGGAGAAGCAGGCGGAGCGCGGGCTCGTCGAGGCACTGGACGCCTCCGTCCTGCGGGAGGACGACGGCGGCCGGTACGCCTTCCGGCACGTGCTCGCCCAGCAGGTCGCCTACGGCTACGTGCGCGGACCCCGGCGGATCCGCCTGCACCAGCGGGCCCTGGAGGAACTGCGACAGCAGCCGGAACCACCGCTGGTGCAGATCGCCCACCACACCCGGGCCCTCGGCGACCGCGCGGCCTGGCTGCAGGCAGCCGAGGCGGCCGCCGACCACGCCACCGCGGTGGGGGACACCGGTACCGCCGAGGCCCTCCTCGGTCAGATCCTCGACGAGCCCGACCTGGACCCGGCGGACCGCTCACGCGCAGCCCTGGCCCTGGCCCTCCTCACGGGCCGCGGCGTGGACCCGGCCGACTACGCGAGACGGCTGCGCGGCATCCTCGCCGACCCCCAGCTGTCGAGGGCCGCCCGCGGTGAGATCAGGCTCGGACTCGGTGTGGTCATGTTCAACGAGCTCACTGACGCCGCGGGGGCCCAGGAGTTGGAGAAGGCGGTCGAGGAGCTCTCCGAGAACCCGGTCCGCGCCGCGCGGGCGATGAGTACCCTCGCGCTCAACGAGAGGCAGGGAGAGGAAACGGCCTGGGCGTGGCAGGAGCGGGCCGAACGCATGCTCGAGGATGGCAGGGACGAGGTCGTGAAGGCGCTGGTCCGCGGCAACAGGCTGATGTTGCTGGCGCAGTCGGGGGACCCGTTCGACTGGTCGCTGATGGACGCACTGCCCGCCGGTCGGACGATCCCGACATCGTGCGCCAGACCGTCCGGGCACTGTTCAACGTCGGCGATGTCGCCTTCGACCTCGGACACGACCGACTGGCCGTCCGCCTCATGGAGGAGGCCCGCGACCTCGCCCGCCAGGTGGGATATCCCTTGTGCGAGTGCTACAGCGCTGTCACCCTCCTGCGCGTGGAGCTGCTGGCGGGCCGCTGGGACGGACTGGAGGAACGCTTCGCCGACACCGTTGCCGCCTACCCGGCCATGA